The Deinococcus roseus genome includes the window CCCCTCCCCATTCCTGCGCTGGATTTTTCGCCACCACACGGGTTTTCTGGTGACCTTCCCCTGGGACACCGCGTGGTGGTGCCCTGGCAGGGGGGCATCAAAATCGGCATTGTGGTGGCTGCAGGTCAGGCCCACACCCACCGCCTGCGTGAGGTGATTCAGGTGCTGGATCCGTGGGTCCATCCCAGCCTGATTACGACCCTCAAAGCCTACGAAACCCTCAGTGGCACCCCTCTGGGCCTGCTGTACTGTGATGCCATCACCTGCGGATGGGAACCCCACCTGAAGCATCTGGTGCGGCCCGTGGAGGGCACCGACCTCAGCCTCTTTGGTCTGGAATTGCCCACCGACTGGAGCACAGCCGTGGACAGCCCTGTTGCCCTGGACCAGGTGCGGGAACAGGGTTTGCTGGAAGAGCGTTTTGAATTCCCCATCCGCACCGAACTGGCTTACCGGGGACTGCTGGACGGCAAGGACAACCTCACCCCCAAGCAGAAACACGCCTGGAAAACCCTGCTGACCATCAAAGAAGCGGCTTCGCTGGCTGAGTGGGCCAGGAACGCCGAGGTGAGCACCAGTGTGGTTTCGGGGGTGCTGGCCCGGGGCTGGGCGGAAGCTTTCGAGCGACCTGCAGGCCCCCCTGAATGTGTTCCCATCATGGAACGCAACCTGAAAAAAGCCGAATGGGACATCCCCCAGTCGGGTGTCTCCAGGCTGCATGGGGGGCACCCCATCGAGCGCTTCCAGCACCTCAAAACCCTGATCGAGCAGCACCTGGGCACCGGAGTGATGTATCTGACACCGGACAATTACCGTCTGGAACGGGCATGGCAGGCCCTTTCCCACCTGGGAGCCCAGTGCTACTCTGGCAGCCTGAACCCCCTGCAAAGGGACCACATCTGGCAGCAGGTGCGGGAAGGGCAGTGCAGGATGGTGATTGGCACGTATGGTGCCCTGGCCCTGCCTTTCCCGGACCTCAGCATGATCATCCTTGAAGAAGAAGGGAGTGATGCTTACAAGCTGCTGTCTGGCTCCAAGATGTACATGGCGGATCTGACGGCAACCCTGGCCCACCAGCGGGAAAGCCTGCTGGTGTACACCGGATCGGTGCCTGCGGTGGAAAGCCTCAAAGTGCCCGGAACGGTGCTCGCTCCTCCTCCACCACGGGTGCATGTGGTCAATTACGCCGAGGGCTCCAGCCAGCCCGAAACCGGCCCCCTCTCCATGCAACACATGAAGCCCGCCCTGGAAGGCTATCCCCTTTCGCAGGACCTGCGCAAGGTGCTGACCCAGGTGGCAGAACGGGGCAGACAGGCGGTGCTGTTCGCACCGCGCAAAGGGTACAGTGCCCTGATCCGCTGTCGGTCCTGCGGGTACATCCCCTTCTGCAAACACTGCGATGTGCCCCTCAAATTCCACCAGGGCACCCGCCTGATGCAGTGCCACCAGTGCGGTTACCGGGAAGGCCCACCCAGCACCTGTCCCAAATGCAGGGGGGCGATCTGGCAACCCAAAGGCCCCGGCACCGAATGGATCCTGCAGGAAACCCGGCAGTTGTTGCCCGGGTTTGCCGTGTACCGTTACGACAAGGACCACCAGGACGACCTGCGTCCCATCTACGAGGGGCACCCTGGCATCGTGATCGGAACCCAGGCCCTCTTGCAGGAAAAAGCCCCTCCAGAACTGGCCCTGATCAGCCTGACCCTGGCCGACAGCTGGCTGGGCCACTCGGATTTTCGCACCGATGAGCGTTACCACAAGCTGCTCAGGCAACTGCTGGAATGGCATCCCAGAAAATCTCCCCTGCTGGTGGTGCAAACCTTCCAGGCACTGCATCCAGCCCTGCTTGCTGTCACCGAAGGCAAACCTGCAGACCACTTCCCGCTGCAGGATCTGGGCAGGCGGGAACTCCTGATGTACCCCCCTTACAGCCTGCTGGCCCAGGTGGAGGTGGCCTCCAGAGACAAAGCCCGCTCGGAAAGCGTGGCAGAGGACATCCAGAAACACCTCACCGCAAGGGGTGCAGATGCAGAAGAGGTGCTTGGACCTGCCCCAGCGCCCATCGGCAAAATCAGAGGTCTGTTCCTGACCCACCTGCTGCTGAGGGCCACCACCCAGGAGCGCCTGAAAACCCTGCTCACCCACATGGATGAGGAGCGCTGGAAAGCCCGGGTGCGCATCGAGATCAACCCCAGAAGTGCCAATTTCTGAGTCAAGCTGTGGGTTGGCCTGTCTTCCACTGGAGGGACAACAGACCCGGTTTTTCCATTAAACTGCTTGTTGAGGTTCACCAGAAGCACTGAGGTGCTTTCTGGCTGAGCAAAGCGCCCCGTGCGACGCTTTAAGGGCAAGAGAGCGAACAGAACGGTCAGGACACCCAGACCACTTGCAGTTCTTTTTGCACAGATCAACAGAGGAGGACCCATGAACGGCCTTTACATGATTCACAAATACTTCGGTGAACTGCTGCAGATCATTCCGGTGGTGCTGCTGGTGTGGTACGCCATCCGCAACAAAACCCCCCTGCAACGCATCGCCCCCATCATGCTGGACATCAACGTGCTGCTGGGCATTCTGGTGCTCTTTGTGCAGAAAATCCCGGTGTCGGTGTGGCACCCCGTGATGATGCTCATCGCGATGTTCCTCGGTCATTTCGTGGCCAGAAACACCAACCGCAGCGTGGTGATTGGGGCCTGGGTGGTCAATTTGCTCTTGATTGTGGGAGCCATTCTGCTGGCCAAAAAAGCCGTGGGCCCCATCCTCAGTTTCTGATTTCAAAAGATTCAGAACCTGACAGAAGCAGGTCAAAAAAGTCAAAAAAGTCAAAAGAAAAAGCACCTTAAAGGTGCTTTCTTTCGTTTTCTGCAGCTTGCTGTTTCAGCAGCAAATCTCGAATTT containing:
- the priA gene encoding replication restart helicase PriA codes for the protein MSWLVVLPLPIPALDFSPPHGFSGDLPLGHRVVVPWQGGIKIGIVVAAGQAHTHRLREVIQVLDPWVHPSLITTLKAYETLSGTPLGLLYCDAITCGWEPHLKHLVRPVEGTDLSLFGLELPTDWSTAVDSPVALDQVREQGLLEERFEFPIRTELAYRGLLDGKDNLTPKQKHAWKTLLTIKEAASLAEWARNAEVSTSVVSGVLARGWAEAFERPAGPPECVPIMERNLKKAEWDIPQSGVSRLHGGHPIERFQHLKTLIEQHLGTGVMYLTPDNYRLERAWQALSHLGAQCYSGSLNPLQRDHIWQQVREGQCRMVIGTYGALALPFPDLSMIILEEEGSDAYKLLSGSKMYMADLTATLAHQRESLLVYTGSVPAVESLKVPGTVLAPPPPRVHVVNYAEGSSQPETGPLSMQHMKPALEGYPLSQDLRKVLTQVAERGRQAVLFAPRKGYSALIRCRSCGYIPFCKHCDVPLKFHQGTRLMQCHQCGYREGPPSTCPKCRGAIWQPKGPGTEWILQETRQLLPGFAVYRYDKDHQDDLRPIYEGHPGIVIGTQALLQEKAPPELALISLTLADSWLGHSDFRTDERYHKLLRQLLEWHPRKSPLLVVQTFQALHPALLAVTEGKPADHFPLQDLGRRELLMYPPYSLLAQVEVASRDKARSESVAEDIQKHLTARGADAEEVLGPAPAPIGKIRGLFLTHLLLRATTQERLKTLLTHMDEERWKARVRIEINPRSANF
- a CDS encoding pilus assembly protein, with amino-acid sequence MNGLYMIHKYFGELLQIIPVVLLVWYAIRNKTPLQRIAPIMLDINVLLGILVLFVQKIPVSVWHPVMMLIAMFLGHFVARNTNRSVVIGAWVVNLLLIVGAILLAKKAVGPILSF